The Agrobacterium vitis sequence TCGATCCGCAGCAGGCGGCAGAGCACGGACTGGCGGCCAGCGATATTACCACCGCCATCCGCGCCCAGAATGTCCAGGCCGCAGCCGGGATCATCGGTGGGTCGCCAAGCCTGCCGGGGGTTGATGTACAGCTGAATGTCAACGCCCAGGGGCGGCTGCAAACGCCAGAGGATTTTGGCAATATCATCGTCAAAAGCGGTGCAAATGGCCAGATTACCCGATTGCGCGATGTTGCCCGCGTCGAGCTTGGCGCTTCCGATTACGCGCTCCGCTCCCTGCTGGACAGCAAGGCTGCAGTCGCCATTCCGGTCTTTCAGGCGCCGGGCTCCAATGCCATCACCATTTCCGATGAAGTGGTGAGGACCATGGATGAGCTGCAATTGGCGATGCCTGAAGGCGTGAAATACGAAATTGTCTACGACACCACCAAATTCGTCCGCTCTTCCATCGAAAAAGTGGTCGATACCCTACTGGAAGCTGTGGCGCTGGTCGTGCTGGTCGTCATCCTCTTCCTCCAGACCTGGCGGGCGTCGATCATTCCGCTGATCGCGGTTCCGGTGTCGATCATCGGCACATTTGCCGTGATGTATGCCTTTGGCTTTTCCATCAACGCACTCAGCCTGTTCGGCCTGGTTCTGGCCATCGGCATCGTGGTGGATGATGCCATCGTCGTTGTCGAAAATGTCGAGCGCAATATCGAAAATGGCCTGTCGCCGCGTCAGGCGACCTACCGTGCCATGAAGGAAGTGTCGGGGCCGATTATCGCCATTGCCCTGGTTCTGGTGGCGGTATTCGTGCCGCTGGCCTTCATTTCCGGTCTGTCGGGCCAGTTCTATCGCCAGTTCGCCTTGACCATCGCCATCTCGACCGTGATCTCGGCGCTGAATTCGCTGACCCTGTCACCGGCGCTTGCCGCTCTGCTTCTGAAGGGCCATCATGCCCCGAAGGACCGGCTGACGCGCGGCCTGGATTTTCTGCTGGGCTGGTTTTTCCGAGGCTTCAACCGGGTGTTCGGCGCTGGCTCCCATGCCTACGGGAAAAGCGTCGGTGGCTTGCTGTCACGCAAAAGCATCGTCATGGTCGTTTATCTCGCCCTGGCCGGTGCCACTTATGGCCTGTTCAATGCCGTGCCGGGCGGATTCGTGCCAGCACAGGACAAGCAATATCTGATCGGCTTTGCCCAGTTGCCGGATGCTGCCAGCCTTGACCGCACGGAAGATGTGATCAAGCGGATGAGCGACATTGCACTTGCCCAGCCGGGCGTGGCTCACGCCATCGCCTTTCCGGGCCTGTCGATCAATGGTTTCACCAATTCCTCCAATGCTGGCATTGTCTTCGTCACCCTGAAGGATTTCGACGAGCGCAAGACGCCTGATCTGTCCGGTGGGGCGATTGCCATGCAGTTGAACCAGAAGTTTTCCTCCATCCAGGATGCCTTCATCGCCATGTTCCCGCCGCCGCCCGTCCAGGGTCTCGGCACGACTGGCGGTTTCAAGCTGCAATTGGAAGATCGGGCGGGACTGGGGTATCAGGCGCTGGATGAAGCCACCAAGGCTGTGCTGGCCAAGGCCTACCAGACTCCGGAGCTGACCGGCCTGTTTTCCAGCTTCCAGATCAATGTGCCGCAGCTCTATGCCGATCTTGATCGCGCCAAGGCCGAACAACTCGGTGTCTCCGTCACCGATGTGTTCCAGACCCTGCAAATCTATCTGGGTTCGCTCTACGTCAATGACTTCAATGCTTTTGGGCGCACATACAGCGTTCGCGCCCAGGCCGATGCAAAATTTCGGGCCACGTCCGACAATATCGGTCAGTTGAAGGTGCGCTCGGCATCGGGCCAGATGATCCCGCTGTCTGCTCTGCTGCGGGTTGATCCGACCACGGGGCCGGAACGCACCAACCGCTATAACGGCTTTCTGGCTGCCGACATCAATGGCGGCCCAGCACCCGGCTTCTCGTCCGGCCAGGCCCAGGCGGCAATCGAAAAGATCACAGCCGACGTCTTGCCGAAAGGCATCGGCTACGAATGGACCGATCTGACCTATCAGCAGATCCTGGCGGGAAGCTCAGGCTTCCTGGTGTTTCCACTGGCTTTGCTTCTGGTCTATCTTGTGCTTGCCGCGCAATATGAAAGCTTGACCCTGCCTTTGGCTATCATCATGATCGTGCCGATGGGGGTATTGGCGGCGCTGACCGGGATCTGGCTGACCGGAGGAGACAATAATATCTTCACCCAGATCGGCCTGATTGTTCTTGTCGGGCTCTCGGCCAAAAACGCGATCCTGATCGTCGAATTTGCGCGGGAGCTGGAATTTGAAGGCAGGACACCGGTTCAGGCGGCTGTTGAGGCCAGCCGGTTGCGTCTACGTCCGATCCTGATGACCTCCATGGCCTTCATCATGGGCGTCGTTCCGCTGGTCACCTCAACCGGTGCCGGGGCCGAAATGCGCGCGGCCATGGGTATTGCGGTGTTTTCCGGCATGATTGGCGTGACGTTCTTCGGCATTTTCATGACGCCGGTCTTTTACGTGCTGATCCGCAAACTGGCCGGCAATCGTCCGCTGGTGCAGCATGTCAACGATGACCATGATCAGGACAATGACAGGCCAATGCGTATGGCGGCCGAATAAAAGAAGGGTCATTCGAGACTTGGTATAAGGCAAACGATGTGCCGTTGCGCTTTTGAGGCGCAGCGGCACTTCACTGTTTATCCTCTATTTTTACGGCTCGACGACAGCGCTTAGCCGGAAACCATGTCATGCTCCCTGTCCCGGTCGGGTTCCACTTTTCCCTGGCAAACCCTCGCTGCTGCCTCGTGCATCTGGGATCGGAACCAGACCAGTGCGGGATCGCGAGTGCGATAGCTATGCCATTGAAGGCACTGTTGTAATGGTGGCAGAGGGAAAGGCGGGTCCATGATGCGGATACCGCCCAGATTGAGCATGCATTCCGCCAGGCTGCGCTGAACCATGGCAATGCGTTCCGAGCCACGGATAAGGAAGGGCAGGGACGCAAAGGAAAAGGTCGAAATCTCCACCTTGATCTTCAGGCCGAGCTTGTCGCAGGCGCGCTGGGCAAAGGTCTCGCCACCATTGGGCGGCTGCATCACCACATGACCTGCGGCAAGAAAATCATTTTCCGTCATAGGCCCTTCGGCCAGCGGCCCGTCCGCATCCACCACGCAACAGATCTGGTCTTCCAGAAAAGGCTCGGATGGATGATTGGTCGAGCAAAAGTCGCTTGGCGCCACCAGAAGATCCGCTTCTCCGCGCTCAAGAAGGAGATGGGGATAGTTCTGTTGTGGCTGGAAATGGATTTGCACACCTGGGGCCAGCGCCGACACCTGTCGCAAAAACGGCGGTATGATCGTGTTGAGCGTATAGTCGGACACGATGAGGTTGATGCTGCGGGTTGATTCATGAGGAATGAAGGACGGCGTCGACACAACGGCGGCCTCGATGCGCACGATTATGTCGCGCAAGGGCAGTTCCAATGAGGCGGCGAGCGGTGACAATTCCATGGATCGCCCGACCTGAATCAAAAGCGGATCGTCGAAATAATCGCGCAGGCGCCCAAGGGCATTGCTCATCGCCGATTGGGTGATGAACATTTCGTCTGCGGCCCGGCTGACATTGCGAACCCTGATCAGCGTGTCGAGCGCCACCAGAAGATTAAGGTCCAGATTCTTAAAGCGCATGATTATCCCCCTCCCAAGGAATTCCTCGAATGACCAGCCAAACTATCGGTCGATCTATCGTTTGATGTATTTATTTTAAAAATACAGATCATTCATCAATGCAATTTGTAAACGATTTTTTCTTGGGTACATCTTGGTGCCGGGAGGATTTATCGTTGCCTGGTCTTGATGCTGGCAGCGCTGGTCTCCCATCGCCTAAATCGCCCGAGGAAGCGAGTTCGAGGAGACCCGATGTTCAAGTATTTTCCGACCAATTATGTCTGGAACCTGTCTGTTGATCTATCAATCGAGATGGGTGCCCGGATGGGCGAGATCGAAGAAATGTGCGCCCCGTTGCAGGACGCGGCCAAAGCGCCTGATGCAGCCGGCACTCAAGCGTTCCGCGAGACCTGGATCAAGATGGCGGACAAGCTGGTGTCCCTCGCCGAGGAAGACGAAGCCAAGGGCCGGTTGATTTCTGCGGGTGACAAATTGATCCGTGCCGCCAATTACATGCTGACTGCGGAACGTCTGCTGGCCCATGGTTCCGAGGGCCGGGTAGCCTTGTATCAGCGCGTTCTGGATGCGTTCGAAAAGGGCTTGAAACTGTCCGGCTCATCCTGTCGCCGGGTAGAAATTCCCTATGAGGGCAAGCATCTTTCTGCTCTTTACGTACCCGCCGAAGGCGTCGAAGGTGCCGCACCGCTTCTGGTCCAGGTCAATGGTCTCGACAGTACCAAGGAAATGAAGTTTTTGGTTGGGTTGCCGGTCTGGCTTGCCAAGCGCGGCGTCGCTTCGCTGATCGTCGATCAGCCAGGGACGGGGGAAGCCCTTCGCCTGCAAGGACTGACGGCCCGCTACGACAGCGAGCATTGGGCAAGCCGTGTGGTCGATTGGCTGGAGGACCGGCCGGATATCGATGCCAAGCGGATTGGCATGGAAGGGGTGTCGCTTGGCGGTTACTATTGTCCCCGCGCGGTCGCCTTCGAGCCGCGCTTTGCCTGCGGTGTTGCCTGGGGTGCCAATCACGATTGGCGCGATGTTCAGAAAAAGCGTCTCGCCCGTGAGGGCAATCTCCCCGTTCCGCATTACTGGGGCCACGTCATGTGGGTCTGGGGCGCCAAGGATATGGACGACTTCATGGAGATTGCTGAGAAGGTTCATCTCAATGGCATTCTCGACCGGATTCATGCGCCTTTCCTTGTCACCCATGGTGAAAAAGACAGCCAGATTCCTCTTCAATGGGCTCATGCCACCTATGATCAGCTGGTCAATAGTCCCAACCGCGAACTGAAGATTTTCGACGAGCGTACCGGTGGCGTCCAGCATTCCAGCTTCGACAATTCGGCAAATGCCGGTGCCTATATTGCCGATTGGGTGGCGGAGGTCCTGGGTGGACGCATCGCAGTCAGGAAAAACCCATGACCATTAAACTCATGATCTGTGGACGCCGTCGGCTGGGCCAAACGC is a genomic window containing:
- a CDS encoding efflux RND transporter permease subunit codes for the protein MNISRFFVDRPVFAGVLSVLIVVAGLIGMRSLPISEYPDVVPPSIVVRATYPGANPKVIAETVATPLEEQINGVEGMLYMSSQATSDGVMTLTVTFKLGTDPDQAQQLVQNRVSQAEPRLPEEVKSLGVTTVKSSPDLMMVVNLISPDNRYDITYLRNYGVLNIKDRLARIAGVGQVQIFGSGDYSMRIWIDPQQAAEHGLAASDITTAIRAQNVQAAAGIIGGSPSLPGVDVQLNVNAQGRLQTPEDFGNIIVKSGANGQITRLRDVARVELGASDYALRSLLDSKAAVAIPVFQAPGSNAITISDEVVRTMDELQLAMPEGVKYEIVYDTTKFVRSSIEKVVDTLLEAVALVVLVVILFLQTWRASIIPLIAVPVSIIGTFAVMYAFGFSINALSLFGLVLAIGIVVDDAIVVVENVERNIENGLSPRQATYRAMKEVSGPIIAIALVLVAVFVPLAFISGLSGQFYRQFALTIAISTVISALNSLTLSPALAALLLKGHHAPKDRLTRGLDFLLGWFFRGFNRVFGAGSHAYGKSVGGLLSRKSIVMVVYLALAGATYGLFNAVPGGFVPAQDKQYLIGFAQLPDAASLDRTEDVIKRMSDIALAQPGVAHAIAFPGLSINGFTNSSNAGIVFVTLKDFDERKTPDLSGGAIAMQLNQKFSSIQDAFIAMFPPPPVQGLGTTGGFKLQLEDRAGLGYQALDEATKAVLAKAYQTPELTGLFSSFQINVPQLYADLDRAKAEQLGVSVTDVFQTLQIYLGSLYVNDFNAFGRTYSVRAQADAKFRATSDNIGQLKVRSASGQMIPLSALLRVDPTTGPERTNRYNGFLAADINGGPAPGFSSGQAQAAIEKITADVLPKGIGYEWTDLTYQQILAGSSGFLVFPLALLLVYLVLAAQYESLTLPLAIIMIVPMGVLAALTGIWLTGGDNNIFTQIGLIVLVGLSAKNAILIVEFARELEFEGRTPVQAAVEASRLRLRPILMTSMAFIMGVVPLVTSTGAGAEMRAAMGIAVFSGMIGVTFFGIFMTPVFYVLIRKLAGNRPLVQHVNDDHDQDNDRPMRMAAE
- a CDS encoding LysR substrate-binding domain-containing protein, translated to MRFKNLDLNLLVALDTLIRVRNVSRAADEMFITQSAMSNALGRLRDYFDDPLLIQVGRSMELSPLAASLELPLRDIIVRIEAAVVSTPSFIPHESTRSINLIVSDYTLNTIIPPFLRQVSALAPGVQIHFQPQQNYPHLLLERGEADLLVAPSDFCSTNHPSEPFLEDQICCVVDADGPLAEGPMTENDFLAAGHVVMQPPNGGETFAQRACDKLGLKIKVEISTFSFASLPFLIRGSERIAMVQRSLAECMLNLGGIRIMDPPFPLPPLQQCLQWHSYRTRDPALVWFRSQMHEAAARVCQGKVEPDRDREHDMVSG
- a CDS encoding alpha/beta hydrolase family protein: MFKYFPTNYVWNLSVDLSIEMGARMGEIEEMCAPLQDAAKAPDAAGTQAFRETWIKMADKLVSLAEEDEAKGRLISAGDKLIRAANYMLTAERLLAHGSEGRVALYQRVLDAFEKGLKLSGSSCRRVEIPYEGKHLSALYVPAEGVEGAAPLLVQVNGLDSTKEMKFLVGLPVWLAKRGVASLIVDQPGTGEALRLQGLTARYDSEHWASRVVDWLEDRPDIDAKRIGMEGVSLGGYYCPRAVAFEPRFACGVAWGANHDWRDVQKKRLAREGNLPVPHYWGHVMWVWGAKDMDDFMEIAEKVHLNGILDRIHAPFLVTHGEKDSQIPLQWAHATYDQLVNSPNRELKIFDERTGGVQHSSFDNSANAGAYIADWVAEVLGGRIAVRKNP